A window of Herpetosiphonaceae bacterium contains these coding sequences:
- a CDS encoding glycosyltransferase family 2 protein, which yields MSSVLTRGHEIMVHPSHRIDVDGACAGAWGAVRDKADSPANLHLPPAVSIVVPTRNEAGNIEPLIERLEQALQDVPFEVVFMDDSDDDTVGSIEAMQEKARCTLRVIHRPVGERQDGLAGAVVLGMTVARAPWICVMDADLQHPPELVPQMLERTRRGDIDLVIGSRYCQQGDANEFNRLRASLSRASTTAARVTFPKRLRAVSDPMSGFFVVRRTALNVDQLKPYGFKILLEILVQTPELRIAEVGFHFGSRHAGESKASLREGIKYLRHLYRLRVSGDSLRFMRFLTVGISGLVVNLLLLAGMTELLGLHYLLSAVLATQGSTIWNFALTEHWVFSDRQQTRGRVLRLVFFLFMNNAAFLLRGPMIYLLTAGLGMYYLLSNLISLVALTIVRYGVADNLIWKRNKRWLPQWMRPRIGDLKVDRVSRLAVKMHHRWYPIG from the coding sequence ATGAGCAGTGTTCTTACGAGAGGACATGAAATTATGGTACATCCATCGCATCGCATTGACGTGGATGGCGCCTGTGCGGGAGCCTGGGGAGCTGTTCGTGACAAGGCCGATTCGCCCGCAAACCTCCACCTCCCCCCAGCAGTGTCGATCGTGGTACCAACCAGGAACGAGGCAGGCAACATCGAGCCGCTGATCGAGCGTCTTGAGCAGGCGTTGCAGGACGTGCCGTTTGAAGTCGTGTTCATGGACGATAGCGATGACGACACGGTTGGATCGATTGAGGCAATGCAGGAAAAGGCGCGCTGTACGCTCCGTGTGATCCATCGGCCTGTCGGTGAGCGGCAAGACGGGCTTGCGGGTGCCGTGGTGCTGGGCATGACGGTGGCACGAGCGCCGTGGATCTGCGTGATGGATGCCGACCTGCAACATCCGCCTGAGCTGGTGCCGCAGATGCTCGAACGCACCCGCCGGGGCGACATCGATCTGGTGATTGGCAGCCGCTACTGCCAGCAGGGCGACGCGAACGAGTTCAATCGGCTGCGGGCATCGCTCTCACGCGCGTCGACAACGGCTGCGCGCGTGACGTTTCCGAAGCGGCTGCGCGCGGTGAGTGATCCGATGAGCGGCTTTTTTGTTGTGCGCCGCACGGCCCTGAACGTCGATCAGCTCAAACCGTATGGCTTTAAGATCCTGCTGGAGATCCTGGTTCAGACTCCGGAGCTACGCATCGCCGAGGTCGGCTTCCACTTCGGCAGCAGGCATGCGGGCGAAAGTAAAGCGTCGCTCAGGGAAGGGATCAAGTACCTGCGCCATCTCTATCGTCTGCGGGTGAGCGGCGATTCCCTGCGCTTCATGCGGTTCCTGACGGTCGGCATCTCCGGCCTCGTCGTCAATCTGCTGCTGCTGGCGGGCATGACCGAGCTGCTCGGATTGCACTACCTGCTGTCGGCGGTGCTTGCCACCCAGGGATCGACGATCTGGAACTTTGCCCTCACCGAGCACTGGGTCTTCTCCGACCGGCAGCAGACACGCGGACGGGTGCTGCGGCTGGTGTTCTTTTTATTCATGAACAACGCGGCATTTCTGCTGCGCGGCCCGATGATCTACCTGCTGACGGCTGGCCTGGGCATGTACTATCTGCTGTCCAACCTGATCTCGCTGGTCGCCCTGACGATCGTCAGGTACGGCGTGGCCGACAACCTGATCTGGAAGCGCAATAAGCGGTGGCTACCCCAATGGATGAGACCACG